A single genomic interval of Pseudopipra pipra isolate bDixPip1 chromosome 29, bDixPip1.hap1, whole genome shotgun sequence harbors:
- the S100A14 gene encoding protein S100-A14, translating into MGQCNCRKKRKDCQELTDVERAIETVISQFHCYAVKGQKEYLTPNEMQDLVVQKLPHLGKCVGPLEEKIECMGDPNEAKLEFGEYWDMMGDAAKGCRRK; encoded by the exons ATGGGCCAGTGCAACTGCCGCAAGAAGCGCAAG gacTGCCAGGAGCTCACGGACGTGGAACGGGCCATCGAGACCGTCATCAGCCAGTTCCACTGCTACGCAGTGAAGGGGCAGAAGGAGTACCTGACCCCCAACGAGATGCAGGACCTGGTGGTGCAGAAGCTGCCCCACCTGGGCAAG tgtgtgggacCACTGGAAGAGAAGATCGAGTGCATGGGAGACCCCAACGAGGCCAAGCTGGAGTTTGGAGAGTACTGGGACATGATGGGGGACGCAGccaagggctgcaggaggaagtAG
- the S100A13 gene encoding protein S100-A13 — protein sequence MATGELTELELAIEKIIDIFIACAGKEGRKGTLSTSEFKELVQLHLPNLMKDVPSLEEKMSELDVNNDEELRFGEFWRLIGELAKTMRREKMGKK from the exons ATGGCCACGGGCGAACTGACCGAGCTGGAATTGGCCATCGAGAAGATCATCGACATCTTCATCGCCTGCGCGGGCAaggagggcaggaagggcaCCCTGAGCACCAGTGAGTTCAAGGAGCTGGtccagctccatctgcccaaCCTGATGAAG GACGTGCCCTCTCTGGAGGAGAAGATGAGCGAGCTGGACGTGAACAACGACGAGGAGCTGAGATTTGGGGAGTTCTGGCGGCTCATCGGGGAGTTGGCCAAGACcatgaggagagagaaaatgggGAAGAAGTGA
- the S100A1 gene encoding protein S100-A1, producing the protein MASQLEGAMETLINVFHHYSGKEGDKYKLSKKELKELLQSELGCFLETQKDTGAVEKIMQDLDENGDGEVDFQEFVVLVAALTVACNTFFWENA; encoded by the exons ATGGCGTCACAGCTGGAAGGGGCCATGGAAACCCTCATCAACGTCTTCCACCACTACTCTGGGAAGGAGGGGGACAAGTACAAGCTGAGCAAGAAGGAGCTCAAGGAGCTGTTGCAGAGCGAGCTGGGATGTTTCCTGGAG ACCCAAAAGGACACGGGGGCCGTGGAGAAGATCATGCAGGACCTGGATGAGAACGGTGACGGGGAGGTGGATTTCCAGGAGTTCGTGGTCCTGGTGGCCGCCCTGACCGTGGCCTGCAACACCTTCTTCTGGGAGAACGCCTGA